One window from the genome of Vibrio vulnificus NBRC 15645 = ATCC 27562 encodes:
- a CDS encoding TadE/TadG family type IV pilus assembly protein has protein sequence MKLIKNAQRRMQSGSVAIEALMFVPLLLLMVLAFMDLTMLIRSNDKVQEISHTLVRAVSMQDIQDGNELRVWIPAYLQQAEQLMAKPGSVLGVNVQFLSEQNTFAAAEGACQPPQAEFELSEVDLWLVSVCYQPAPKQLLSHWWVLFSEQQALVSHAIYKRR, from the coding sequence TTGAAACTGATTAAGAATGCCCAGCGCAGAATGCAATCGGGCAGTGTGGCGATTGAAGCGCTGATGTTTGTTCCTCTTCTTCTGCTTATGGTGCTGGCTTTTATGGACCTCACCATGTTGATACGCAGTAACGATAAAGTGCAAGAGATCAGCCATACCTTAGTTCGAGCTGTCTCTATGCAAGATATTCAAGATGGAAACGAGCTGCGCGTGTGGATTCCTGCCTACTTGCAACAAGCCGAGCAATTGATGGCAAAGCCAGGTTCTGTGCTGGGGGTGAATGTTCAGTTCCTCTCTGAGCAAAATACGTTTGCAGCGGCAGAAGGGGCGTGCCAACCCCCTCAAGCTGAGTTTGAGTTAAGCGAGGTGGACCTTTGGCTGGTCAGTGTCTGTTATCAGCCAGCACCAAAACAGCTTTTATCCCATTGGTGGGTGCTCTTTTCTGAGCAACAAGCCCTCGTTAGCCATGCGATTTACAAAAGGAGATAG